One window of Phycodurus eques isolate BA_2022a chromosome 8, UOR_Pequ_1.1, whole genome shotgun sequence genomic DNA carries:
- the acot11b gene encoding acyl-coenzyme A thioesterase 11b, whose translation MTSEEGKGARVAVEIGEAYRNPTEVKMSQIVLPCHSNHCGELSAGQLLKWMDSTACLSAERHAGCSCVTASVDDIHFEHTIGVGNVVTIIAKVNRAFTSSMEVGIMVTCEDLYTDTHWRICQAFATFVARRTETGKVRLKQLTPHTQMEQMEYSLAAERRRMRLIHADIITDLLSSSTAQLGECQQYQDAVAAERTRVESVELVLPPHANHQVSTFGGQIMAWMENVATISASRLCNAHPTLRSIDMFHFRGPSHIGDRLVLKSIVNNAFKHSMEVGVCAEAYQGGEPQRHINSAFMTFEVLDADRKPRTLPRIRPEPVDGKRRYQEAIARKKIRLDRKYITSCKQNEVPLSVPWDPINQMYLSYNNVSALKLMDTINNWVLTSEKNKVRLYTLEENQTLCFKVEMNVSVSAEQTFHLLSDLRRRNEWDRHYQACEVITQADEDDTIYRVKTPSVRKGGKGQDFILLASCRKPCDVRDPYLIALRSVTLPTHPPTADYDRGEVLCAGFTIWEESVAVTKVTYYNQATPGVLPYISTDIVGLSSSFSSAFSACSDFLEANKNSLAPSALRAKNAANTASPRKEP comes from the exons ATGACGTCGGAGGAGGGGAAAGGCGCCCGGGTGGCGGTGGAGATCGGCGAGGCGTACAGGAATCCCACGGAAGTGAAGATGAGTCAGATCGTGCTGCCCTGCCACTCCAATCACTGCGGCGAGCTGAGCGCCGGGCAGCTGCTCAAGTGGATGGACTCCACTGCCTGCCTGTCGG ctgagAGACACGCAGGCTGCTCCTGTGTCACTGCGTCTGTCGATGACATCCATTTTGAACACACCATCGG tgtGGGAAATGTCGTCACCATCATAGCCAAGGTCAACAGAGCCTTCACATCCAGTATGGAG GTTGGCATTATGGTGACATGCGAGGACCTCTACACTGACACTCACTGGAGGATTTGTCAAGCATTCGCCACTTTCGTGGCCAGGAGAACGGAAACGGGGAAG GTGCGGCTGAAGCAGCTGACGCCTCACacacaaatggagcagatggagTACAGCCTGGCGGCAGAGCGGAGGAGGATGAGGCTCATCCACGCCGACATCATCACAGACCTGCTGAGCAGCAGCACGGCGCAGCTGG GAGAATGCCAGCAGTACCAGGACGCCGTGGCCGCCGAGCGCACCCGAGTGGAGAGTGTGGAGCTGGTGCTGCCGCCCCACGCCAACCACCAAGTCAGCACCTTCGGGGGCCAGATCATGGCTTGGATGGAGAACGTTGCCACCATCTCAGCAAG TCGCTTGTGTAATGCCCATCCAACCTTGAGGAGCATAGACATGTTCCATTTCCGTGGGCCGTCTCACATCGGCGACCGACTGGTACTGAAGTCCATCGTTAACAATGCCTTCAAGCACAG CATGGAGGTGGGTGTGTGCGCTGAGGCCTACCAGGGTGGAGAGCCTCAGCGTCATATAAATAGCGCCTTTATGACCTTCGAGGTATTGGACGCTGATCGGAAACCACGCACGCTGCCCCGGATAAGACCTGAGCCTGTG GACGGTAAACGGCGTTATCAAGAAGCTATCGCCAGGAAGAAGATCCGCCTCGATAG GAAATACATCACCTCCTGCAAGCAAAATGAAGTGCCCCTGTCTGTACCCTGGGATCCGATTAACCAG ATGTACTTGAGCTACAATAATGTCTCTGCGCTAAAACTGATGGACACCATAAACAACTGGGTGTTGACCTCGGAGAAAAACAAA GTGAGACTGTACACGCTGGAGGAGAACCAGACGCTGTGCTTCAAAGTGGAGATGAACGTGAGCGTCTCGGCCGAGCAGACGTTCCACCTGCTGTCCGACCTCAGGAGGAGAAATGAGTGGGACCGCCATTATCA GGCGTGCGAGGTGATCACGCAGGCGGACGAGGACGACACCATTTATCGCGTCAAGACGCCCTCCGTCCGAAAAGGGGGCAAAGGCCAGGACTTTATCTTGCTGGCATCTTGTCGGAAACCGTGTGACGTCAG GGACCCGTATCTGATCGCTCTACGCTCGGTCACGCTGCCCACTCACCCCCCAACCGCGGACTACGACAGAGGAGAGGTGCTCTGCGCCGGCTTCACAATCTGGGAGGAGTCCGTCGCTGTTACCAAG GTCACCTACTACAATCAGGCCACACCAGGAGTTCTTCCCTACATCTCTACGGACATCGTGGGACTCTCGTCCTCTTTTTCCAGCGCCTTTTCTGCCTGCAGTGACTTCCTGGAGGCCAATAAGAACAGCTTGGCCCCTTCGGCTCTGCGGGCCAAAAACGCAGCGAATACGGCCTCTCCGCGAAAGGAACCATAG